CCTGGCGCTATCAGAAAGTGAATGCCGATTATTTGGCACAGCGCGAGGCCGCGGTGATCCTGTCGGATGATGAATTGCCGCAGAAACTAGCTCATCTGGTGCGCGAACTCATGCAGGATGCAAATCGCCGCCAAAAAATGAGTACGGCGATGCGGGCGCTGGCGCGGCCAGATGCTGCCGCCGCAATTGCAGAGATATTGCATCAGCTTGCTCAGCAAAGCAATCATTTGGAGTAATCGCTATGGTAAGTTTGCTGTTTATGTTCTATTTATTTGTCATCCTTTTTGCCATCATCGGCTTTATGCGCGGCTGGGCAACGGAAGCGCTGGTCAGTTTTAGTGTGGTTCTGGCCTTGTTTTTGATCACGATTCTTGAAACATTAATACTGAAAGACACTGGAATAATGCCAGATGGAACACTTCGGCAATTCTGGATTCGCGTATTTATCGTGGGTATGCTGGTATTCTTCGGTTATCAAACGCCCAAAATTTCGCGCCTGTCTGGCGCCGCGCGTAGAGAGCGCATTTCCGATTCTCTTCTGGGTATATTCCTAGGCGCAATCAACGGCTATCTAATCTTTGGCACTTTGTGGTTCTATCTCGCACATGCCGGGTATCCATTTGAGAAAATCATTGCTCCGGATGCCACTACAGAAGTTGGGCAGGCAGCTATCGCAATGGTGGGACGCATGTTCCCGGCCCTGATTGGCTCCACACCGTATGGCATTTACATTGCCGTGGGTCTGGCTTTTCTATTTGTATTGGTGGTGTTTATCTAATGACACAGCACGTTCACTTTATCGGGATTGGCGGCACAGGCCTTTCGGCAATTGCCCGGGTTCTGCTGGAGAGCGGCTACACGGTTAGCGGCTCCGACCTGCAATATTCCCCGCTGGCGCAAGCTATTGAAAAGGCTGGGGCGCGTGTCTATCAGGGACACAGCGCCGAGAATATTACCGCGCCCGATCTGGTGATTCGTTCATCGGCCATACCGGATGACAACCCCGAGGTGTTGGCCGCGCGCCGGGTCAATATCCCCGTTCTGAAGCGCGTCGATTTTCTGGGCCGCCTCATGGAAGATCGTTTAGGCGTGGCAGTCGCCGGATCGCACGGCAAAACCACCACCACCGCCATGTTGGCTTGGGTACTCACTTATTTAGGGCAACAACCCTCCTTTATTTGCGGCGGTGATATTGCTAATTTGGGAGTCAACGCCCGCGCCGGAGATGGCCCGGCCTTTGTGATTGAAGCTGACGAATATGATTATATGTTCCTGGGATTGAAGCCCCGCATCGCGGTGATCACCAATGTGGAACACGACCACCCCGATATATTCCCCACCCCGGAGAGTTTCCGGCAAGCCTTCCTGGATTTTGTGAGGCTTCTGCCATCCGATGGCGTTTTACTAGCCTTTGAAGATGATCCCGGCGCTGCAGAAATTTACACCGCCGTCAACGCTATCCAAAAACGAACCTATTCACTGGCTTCCCGCGCAGCGGATTATGCTGTTGAAAATATGCACTCCAACACACGCGGTGGTTTTGACTTCACGGCGCTGCACAATGGCGAAAAACTGGCGCAAATCTCGCTGCAAGTGCCGGGGCAGCATAATGTTGCCAATGCCCTGGCAGTTCTGGCGGTTGTTGATCAGATGCAACTCTCTGTGGCAGAAGCCGCCCAGGGACTCGGCGAGTTCATCGGGGCTGGCCGCCGTTTCCAGGTGGTTGGCGAAATTGACGGCATTACGCTGATCGATGATTATGCCCATCATCCCACCGAGATCCGCGCCACGCTCGCTGCTGCCCGCGCCCGCTATCCAGCCCATCGAATTTGGGCAATCTGGCAACCGCATACCTATTCACGCAGCAAATTGCTTTTCGATGAATTTGTTGCCGCTTTTGACGAAGCCGATCAGATATTGATCACCGAAATTTATCGTTCCCGCGAAGCCGTTGATCCGAATTTCTCGTCGGCGCAATTTGTGACGGCGTTGCAGCGCGAAAGCGCCCACTATGTGCCCGATTTAGATGCCGCGGTTGCGTATTTGAGTGACCACTTGCGAACAGGTGATGTCGTTCTGGTGCTCTCGGCAGGCGATGCTACCCAAATTAATGCAGATTTACTGGCGGGTTTGCCCGCGATCGAAACCTTGAGAATGAGCTAATGCTGGTGACTGAGAAGAAGCACATCTATGAAAATTTGCAGTCCCTGTTTGG
The window above is part of the Chloroflexota bacterium genome. Proteins encoded here:
- the murC gene encoding UDP-N-acetylmuramate--L-alanine ligase, translated to MTQHVHFIGIGGTGLSAIARVLLESGYTVSGSDLQYSPLAQAIEKAGARVYQGHSAENITAPDLVIRSSAIPDDNPEVLAARRVNIPVLKRVDFLGRLMEDRLGVAVAGSHGKTTTTAMLAWVLTYLGQQPSFICGGDIANLGVNARAGDGPAFVIEADEYDYMFLGLKPRIAVITNVEHDHPDIFPTPESFRQAFLDFVRLLPSDGVLLAFEDDPGAAEIYTAVNAIQKRTYSLASRAADYAVENMHSNTRGGFDFTALHNGEKLAQISLQVPGQHNVANALAVLAVVDQMQLSVAEAAQGLGEFIGAGRRFQVVGEIDGITLIDDYAHHPTEIRATLAAARARYPAHRIWAIWQPHTYSRSKLLFDEFVAAFDEADQILITEIYRSREAVDPNFSSAQFVTALQRESAHYVPDLDAAVAYLSDHLRTGDVVLVLSAGDATQINADLLAGLPAIETLRMS